A stretch of the Cetobacterium somerae ATCC BAA-474 genome encodes the following:
- the treC gene encoding alpha,alpha-phosphotrehalase: protein MLEKDWWKSATVYQIYPKSFCDSNGDGIGDIRGIISKLDYLKNLGVDVVWTTPMYVSPMMDNGYDIADYYNIDPIFGTMEDFHLLLDEMHKKGMKLIMDMVINHTSTEHFWFKEALKGPGNKYHNYYIWKEGTADKAPNNWASKFGGNAWKYVESLGKYYLHLFDVTQADLNWENPELREDIYKMINFWLEKGVDGFRLDVINLISKNQNFPDDNYETATSDGRKFYTDGPKVHEYLKELTANTFGKYPGSLTVGEMSSTTISHCVEYTKPENKELSMVFNFHHLKVDYPNGEKWALGDMDFKSLKEIFFKWQVGIENGDGWSAVFWCNHDQPRIVSRFGNEKYLKESGKMLGTAIHMLRGTPYVYQGEEIAMTNPHFKNINEYKDVEALNNYKLLLEKGKTIDEAIEILGQKSRDNSRTPVQWNNNENAGFTIGTPWIDVAKNYSTINVESNLKDGESVFYHYKKLIELRREYKVISHGDFIPMYEENSQVFGYMRKFEAEKLLVINNFYENEVEVEIPDEFIGKDILVKNYNDVLLNGKKIKLRAYESVVIYLS from the coding sequence ATGTTAGAAAAAGATTGGTGGAAAAGTGCTACAGTTTATCAGATATATCCGAAAAGTTTTTGTGATAGTAATGGGGATGGAATAGGAGATATTAGAGGAATTATAAGTAAACTAGATTATTTAAAAAATTTAGGCGTGGATGTAGTTTGGACAACTCCTATGTATGTCTCACCAATGATGGATAACGGATATGACATAGCTGATTACTATAATATTGATCCAATATTTGGAACTATGGAAGATTTTCATCTATTATTAGATGAGATGCATAAAAAAGGAATGAAGTTAATAATGGATATGGTTATTAATCATACTTCTACAGAGCACTTTTGGTTTAAAGAAGCTTTAAAAGGGCCTGGAAATAAATATCATAATTATTATATTTGGAAAGAAGGAACAGCTGATAAAGCTCCTAATAACTGGGCTTCAAAATTTGGTGGAAATGCTTGGAAATATGTGGAATCATTAGGAAAATATTATTTACATTTATTTGATGTTACTCAAGCTGATCTTAATTGGGAGAACCCAGAGTTAAGAGAGGATATTTATAAAATGATAAACTTTTGGCTAGAAAAAGGTGTGGATGGATTTAGATTAGATGTGATAAATTTAATTTCAAAAAATCAAAATTTTCCAGATGATAACTATGAGACTGCTACATCAGATGGAAGAAAATTTTATACAGATGGACCTAAAGTTCATGAATATTTAAAAGAATTAACAGCTAATACTTTTGGAAAATATCCAGGAAGTTTAACTGTAGGAGAGATGTCATCAACAACGATTTCCCATTGTGTAGAGTATACAAAACCAGAAAATAAAGAGTTATCTATGGTATTTAATTTTCATCATTTAAAAGTAGATTATCCAAATGGGGAGAAATGGGCTTTAGGAGATATGGATTTTAAATCTTTAAAAGAGATATTTTTTAAGTGGCAAGTGGGAATAGAAAATGGAGATGGGTGGAGTGCAGTATTTTGGTGTAATCATGATCAACCAAGAATTGTTTCTAGATTTGGAAATGAAAAATATTTAAAAGAATCTGGAAAAATGCTGGGAACAGCAATCCATATGTTAAGAGGAACTCCATATGTTTACCAAGGTGAAGAGATTGCCATGACTAATCCTCACTTTAAAAATATAAATGAATATAAAGATGTAGAAGCTCTAAATAATTATAAACTACTTCTTGAAAAAGGAAAAACTATCGATGAAGCTATAGAAATTCTAGGGCAAAAATCCAGAGATAATAGCAGAACTCCAGTTCAGTGGAATAATAATGAAAATGCAGGTTTTACTATAGGAACTCCATGGATAGATGTAGCTAAAAATTATTCTACAATAAATGTTGAGAGTAATTTAAAAGATGGAGAATCAGTTTTTTATCACTATAAAAAATTAATAGAGTTAAGAAGAGAGTATAAAGTTATTTCTCATGGAGATTTTATTCCTATGTATGAGGAGAATTCACAAGTATTTGGATATATGCGTAAATTTGAAGCTGAAAAACTTTTAGTTATAAATAATTTTTATGAAAATGAAGTAGAAGTTGAAATTCCAGATGAATTTATAGGAAAAGATATTTTAGTAAAAAATTATAATGATGTATTGTTAAATGGTAAAAAAATAAAATTGAGAGCTTATGAATCAGTTGTAATTTATTTATCTTAA
- a CDS encoding 2-dehydropantoate 2-reductase encodes MKIAIIGAGAMGSRFGYMLQHSGNDVFLVDTWKEHVDTINKNGLLVEENSKLNSIKIPAFLPEEVVEIPELIILFTKSMGLKPMLKSINKIIGKNTQVLCLLNGLGHSETISEFVDIKNIFMGVTLWTSELIGPGHVKLTGSGNLEIQNLDPTMGVTAKKICQTLNDANLNAIYSKNVVLSIWKKACINGALNSTCTILDCNIEEFGQLKNSKKIITKIIQEFSQIASKYNIPLNIDEIVKNVEQTYDPNEAGEHFPSMHQDLIQNHRLTEIDYINGYISKKGKEFDIPTPYNNLLTILVHSKEELLIK; translated from the coding sequence ATGAAGATTGCAATAATTGGAGCTGGAGCTATGGGTTCAAGATTTGGATATATGTTACAGCATTCTGGAAATGATGTATTTTTAGTTGATACTTGGAAAGAACATGTTGATACAATAAATAAAAATGGTCTTTTAGTTGAAGAAAACAGTAAATTAAATTCAATTAAAATACCCGCTTTTCTTCCTGAAGAGGTAGTAGAAATTCCAGAGCTAATAATTTTATTTACTAAATCAATGGGACTAAAACCAATGCTAAAAAGTATTAATAAAATAATTGGAAAAAATACACAAGTTTTATGCCTATTAAATGGATTAGGTCATAGTGAAACAATATCTGAATTTGTGGATATAAAAAATATATTTATGGGCGTTACTCTATGGACATCAGAACTAATTGGCCCTGGTCATGTTAAGCTGACAGGTAGTGGAAACTTGGAAATTCAAAATTTAGATCCAACTATGGGAGTTACTGCAAAAAAAATATGTCAAACTTTAAATGATGCAAACCTCAATGCAATCTATAGTAAAAATGTTGTTCTTTCAATTTGGAAAAAAGCTTGTATCAACGGCGCATTAAATAGTACTTGTACCATTCTAGATTGTAATATTGAAGAGTTTGGACAGTTAAAAAACTCTAAGAAAATCATTACAAAAATAATTCAAGAGTTTTCACAAATAGCTAGTAAATACAATATCCCTTTAAATATTGATGAAATTGTAAAAAATGTTGAACAAACCTATGATCCAAATGAAGCTGGTGAACACTTTCCATCTATGCATCAGGATTTAATACAAAATCATCGACTTACAGAGATTGACTATATCAATGGTTATATTTCAAAAAAAGGAAAAGAATTTGATATCCCAACCCCATATAACAATCTTTTAACAATACTTGTACATTCTAAAGAGGAATTATTAATAAAATAG
- a CDS encoding Crp/Fnr family transcriptional regulator — protein MTFLEYRKNLIKDILKFNPQRKEYKKGEILTDISFSTEKILIIDKGLIRYYHNLCEEKEFLLGCYSKGNIIILDRISDFLDGDKYLENFYIEVCEDTTCYIVDKNFLKILYMKDIDLHEKILEYTSIFYQKLFFQIRDIKLFSIENAVLSLLIRAYRTYGNNNENSFINHKILNKNIAKSLNSTEETVSRVVAKLKKEGFISIKKKHFFLQNLEEIEKRLGCKSCRKSICYF, from the coding sequence ATGACATTCTTAGAGTATAGAAAAAATTTAATAAAAGATATTTTAAAATTTAACCCACAAAGAAAAGAGTATAAAAAAGGAGAGATTTTAACAGATATTAGTTTTTCTACTGAAAAAATTTTGATTATAGATAAAGGATTGATTAGATATTATCATAATCTTTGTGAAGAAAAAGAGTTTCTATTAGGGTGTTATTCAAAAGGGAATATAATTATTTTAGATCGAATAAGTGATTTTTTAGATGGAGATAAGTATCTAGAAAATTTTTATATTGAGGTTTGTGAAGATACAACATGTTACATTGTGGATAAAAACTTTTTAAAAATTTTATATATGAAAGATATAGATTTACATGAGAAAATTTTAGAATATACTTCTATTTTTTATCAAAAGTTATTTTTTCAAATAAGAGATATAAAGCTATTTTCTATAGAAAATGCAGTGTTATCATTATTGATTAGAGCATATAGAACTTATGGAAATAATAATGAGAATAGTTTTATAAATCATAAGATTCTAAATAAAAATATTGCAAAATCTTTAAATTCAACAGAAGAAACAGTTTCAAGAGTAGTTGCAAAATTAAAAAAAGAGGGCTTTATATCCATTAAAAAGAAGCATTTTTTCCTTCAAAATTTGGAGGAGATTGAAAAGAGATTAGGATGCAAATCTTGTAGAAAAAGTATTTGCTATTTCTAA
- a CDS encoding DUF5996 family protein, with product MVILKYKDWQNTVDTLGMYIQMVGKVALERIPQEPEWESAMLHITPTGISTGNIPSENGLFQISFNFIKHELVILDENGKEAVTPLKDGVSVAQFYKIFLSKLEFLGYRTDIYSIPQEWNFTTPFEKDETHKSYDREAVEKWFEMIKYAYKILSKFAAPFRGRRTKVNFYWGCLDMGTVRYSGKLLNIDPSLPVGFRYGVDAEEVEFGFNLGNNNIGEPYFFGFMWPNNPDEYKKIALPIEKTYYNDQFIYKLTDCLATSNPDESAMTFFQSVYEAATKIQDWQNLESYNKPLELPSQKIRRNK from the coding sequence ATGGTAATTTTAAAATATAAAGATTGGCAAAATACTGTTGATACTCTAGGAATGTATATTCAAATGGTTGGAAAGGTTGCTCTTGAGAGAATTCCTCAAGAACCTGAGTGGGAATCAGCTATGCTTCATATTACACCAACTGGAATTTCTACTGGAAATATTCCATCTGAAAATGGATTATTTCAAATTTCATTTAATTTTATAAAACATGAACTGGTTATTCTTGATGAAAATGGAAAAGAAGCTGTTACTCCTCTTAAAGATGGAGTTTCTGTAGCTCAATTTTATAAGATATTTTTAAGTAAACTTGAATTTTTAGGATATCGAACTGATATTTATTCTATTCCTCAAGAATGGAACTTTACAACACCTTTTGAAAAAGATGAAACTCATAAATCCTATGACCGAGAAGCTGTTGAAAAGTGGTTTGAAATGATTAAATATGCTTATAAAATTCTTAGTAAATTTGCTGCTCCTTTTAGAGGAAGAAGAACAAAAGTTAATTTCTATTGGGGTTGTTTAGATATGGGAACTGTTAGATATTCTGGTAAACTTCTTAATATCGACCCTTCTTTACCTGTTGGTTTTAGATATGGTGTTGATGCTGAAGAGGTTGAATTTGGATTTAATCTTGGTAATAACAATATTGGCGAACCATATTTCTTTGGATTTATGTGGCCTAATAATCCGGATGAATATAAAAAGATTGCTCTACCTATTGAAAAAACTTATTATAATGACCAATTTATTTATAAATTAACTGACTGTCTTGCCACTTCTAATCCGGATGAATCAGCAATGACTTTTTTCCAAAGTGTTTACGAAGCAGCAACTAAAATTCAAGACTGGCAAAATCTTGAGTCTTATAATAAACCTTTAGAGCTTCCATCACAAAAAATTCGTAGAAATAAGTAA
- a CDS encoding gamma-glutamylcyclotransferase family protein: MKIFVYGSLREGFFNFNKYINNAAKKIELGEVKGKLYAIKDQEYPALLEENGTVIGEIITVENCDLKAIDDMENYFGENNPNNEYNKVKKEIKNLETGEIEILDVYVYNITNPNFSYDNLIPVSSGDWKIFKK; the protein is encoded by the coding sequence ATGAAAATTTTTGTCTATGGAAGTTTAAGAGAGGGATTTTTTAATTTTAATAAATATATAAATAACGCAGCTAAAAAAATTGAACTTGGTGAAGTTAAAGGCAAACTATATGCTATTAAAGATCAAGAATATCCTGCACTATTAGAAGAAAACGGAACTGTAATTGGAGAAATTATAACAGTTGAAAATTGTGATTTAAAAGCTATTGATGATATGGAAAATTATTTTGGTGAAAATAATCCTAATAATGAATATAATAAGGTAAAAAAAGAGATTAAAAATTTAGAAACTGGTGAAATAGAAATTTTAGATGTTTATGTTTATAATATAACTAATCCAAATTTTTCATATGATAATCTGATACCTGTTTCATCAGGGGATTGGAAAATTTTTAAAAAATAA
- a CDS encoding 4Fe-4S binding protein → MAKQIIEENCIGCGSCERTCIVGCISQIKNKKMFINSNACVDCGACQLACPSKCIV, encoded by the coding sequence ATGGCTAAGCAAATAATAGAAGAAAATTGTATTGGATGTGGATCTTGTGAAAGAACGTGTATCGTAGGTTGTATATCTCAAATAAAAAATAAAAAAATGTTCATAAATTCTAATGCATGTGTAGATTGTGGAGCTTGTCAATTAGCTTGTCCTTCTAAATGTATTGTTTAA
- a CDS encoding pyridoxamine 5'-phosphate oxidase family protein, which produces MFNEKFLEVLKHEGVVSIVSCGVNEAHVSNTWNSYLTITDNNKILIPAAAMILTEKNIIENPKVKLTLGSHEVMGYRYMGTGFLVEGTAKFLKEGADFDMMKEKFSFLTRVLEITVTSYKQTL; this is translated from the coding sequence ATGTTTAATGAAAAATTTTTAGAGGTATTAAAACATGAAGGGGTAGTTTCTATTGTTTCTTGTGGAGTAAACGAAGCTCATGTTTCTAATACTTGGAATAGTTACCTTACTATAACTGATAATAATAAAATTTTAATTCCTGCTGCTGCAATGATTCTAACAGAGAAAAATATTATTGAAAATCCAAAAGTAAAATTAACATTAGGTAGTCACGAAGTAATGGGATATAGATATATGGGAACTGGGTTTCTTGTTGAAGGAACTGCAAAATTTTTAAAAGAGGGTGCCGATTTTGATATGATGAAAGAAAAATTTTCATTTCTTACAAGGGTCTTAGAAATTACTGTAACATCATATAAACAAACACTTTAA
- a CDS encoding RrF2 family transcriptional regulator translates to MKMSIGVEYAIHCLLYIVKLKDKDYVGIKDLAEFQGVSESYLAKVFTKLGKSGITKSVPGVKGGYELARNPEEISFWDIIEAIEGKEPFFQCAEIRQKNILVDQNNLPESYTKCPCFIKVVMQEGEEEMKKYLSKKTLSWLYNEVYGRILPQETEGETLEWFKSRRNLSMK, encoded by the coding sequence ATGAAAATGTCAATAGGTGTGGAGTATGCTATTCATTGCCTTTTATATATAGTAAAGCTTAAAGATAAAGATTATGTTGGAATTAAAGATTTAGCAGAATTTCAAGGAGTATCAGAATCTTATTTAGCTAAAGTTTTTACAAAATTAGGAAAATCTGGAATAACTAAATCAGTTCCTGGCGTAAAGGGTGGATATGAATTAGCTCGAAATCCTGAAGAGATATCTTTCTGGGATATAATTGAGGCTATTGAAGGAAAAGAGCCCTTTTTTCAATGTGCAGAGATTAGACAGAAAAATATTTTAGTAGATCAAAATAATCTTCCAGAATCATATACTAAGTGTCCATGTTTTATTAAAGTGGTTATGCAAGAGGGAGAGGAAGAAATGAAAAAATATCTTTCAAAAAAAACTTTATCATGGTTGTATAATGAAGTTTATGGAAGAATTCTTCCACAAGAAACTGAAGGGGAGACCCTTGAATGGTTTAAATCTAGAAGAAATCTTTCAATGAAGTAG
- the catA gene encoding type A chloramphenicol O-acetyltransferase, which produces MFFKKIDIENWKRKEYYEYFSKDIPCTVSLTTKIDITNIKELNLKIYPALIFALTKTVNEFEEFRINKNSNGVLGVYETLYPCYTYLKDGNDLFTNLWSDCISSYSEFYNSYVLDIAKFGDSIKMIGKENPPENSFPVSMIPWNTFDGFNLNLKNGYDYYFPIFTFGKFYLENNKYLIPLAIQVHHAVCDGFHLCRFIDKLQEIINDKKTFLN; this is translated from the coding sequence ATGTTTTTTAAAAAGATTGATATTGAAAATTGGAAAAGAAAAGAATACTATGAATATTTTTCTAAAGATATTCCATGCACAGTAAGTTTAACAACAAAAATAGATATAACTAATATAAAAGAATTAAATTTGAAAATTTATCCAGCACTAATTTTTGCATTAACTAAAACTGTTAATGAGTTTGAAGAGTTTAGAATAAATAAAAATTCTAATGGAGTTTTAGGAGTTTATGAAACTTTATATCCTTGTTATACCTATTTGAAAGATGGGAATGATCTATTTACTAATTTATGGAGTGATTGTATCAGTTCTTACTCTGAATTTTATAACTCGTATGTTCTTGATATAGCTAAATTTGGAGATAGTATAAAAATGATTGGAAAAGAAAATCCTCCTGAAAATAGTTTTCCAGTTTCAATGATTCCTTGGAATACTTTTGATGGGTTTAATTTGAATTTGAAAAATGGATATGATTATTATTTTCCTATATTTACCTTTGGAAAATTTTATTTAGAAAATAATAAATATTTAATTCCTTTAGCTATTCAAGTTCATCATGCAGTATGTGATGGTTTTCATCTTTGTAGATTTATAGATAAGCTTCAAGAAATTATCAATGATAAAAAAACTTTTTTAAATTAA
- a CDS encoding NADH-dependent [FeFe] hydrogenase, group A6 yields MIFLFEITIDGVKTQVSENTTILTAAKNIGIKIPSLCNLKLDDYFFNNHATCRICVVEVDKRDGLYPACSTICWDGMNVVTNSSQIIQIRKNILELLISNHPKDCLICSKSGECELQKLTQEFRLKEIRFSGERNQFKSEYSESIIRDPEKCIMCRRCETMCNKVQTCGVLSAINKGFHSVVSTVYGNNLDKTVCTFCGQCVSVCPVGALHERNYIWEVIEALADPNKKVIAQVAPAVRVALGEEFGMDVGLNVEKKIVTALKKMGFDGVFDTTWAADLTIMEEATELKERLEGYLSGDKTIKLPILTSCCPAWVNFIEYNFPNLLDIPSTSKSPQQMFSAIAKNVWAPKMGIDRKNLVVVSIMPCLAKKYEASRTEFIKDGNRDTDISISTRELADMIKYFNIDFKEVIGQEFDSPMGEYTGAGIIFGRTGGVLEAALRTAYEWVVGEELKDIDFLKLEISKGLIVKKVNFGPKELTIGIAHGLGNARKLLEEIESGKEIYHAIEIMACHYGCVGGGGQPFVHENIDILNKRVEALNDIDKNCKLRKSHENPYINNLYNEYFDFPCSEKAKILLHTRFFKK; encoded by the coding sequence ATGATTTTTTTGTTTGAAATAACAATTGATGGTGTTAAAACTCAAGTTTCTGAAAATACAACTATTTTAACAGCTGCAAAAAATATAGGTATAAAAATTCCATCTCTTTGTAATTTAAAATTGGATGATTATTTTTTTAATAACCATGCAACTTGTAGAATATGTGTTGTTGAAGTAGATAAAAGAGATGGTTTGTATCCTGCTTGTTCAACTATTTGTTGGGATGGAATGAACGTTGTAACAAACTCTTCACAAATTATACAAATTAGAAAAAATATACTTGAACTCCTAATTTCAAATCATCCGAAAGATTGCCTAATATGCTCTAAATCTGGAGAGTGTGAATTACAAAAATTAACACAAGAGTTTAGGCTTAAAGAGATTAGATTTAGTGGCGAAAGAAATCAATTTAAAAGTGAATATTCAGAATCTATTATAAGAGATCCTGAAAAGTGTATTATGTGTAGAAGATGCGAAACTATGTGTAATAAAGTTCAAACATGTGGAGTTCTCTCAGCAATAAACAAGGGATTTCATTCTGTAGTTTCTACAGTATATGGAAATAATTTGGATAAAACAGTTTGCACATTCTGTGGACAATGTGTAAGTGTATGCCCTGTTGGTGCATTACATGAAAGAAATTACATTTGGGAAGTTATCGAAGCTCTTGCAGATCCTAATAAAAAAGTTATCGCACAGGTTGCTCCTGCTGTTAGAGTTGCATTAGGTGAGGAATTTGGAATGGATGTAGGTTTAAATGTTGAAAAAAAAATAGTTACAGCTCTAAAAAAAATGGGATTCGATGGAGTCTTTGATACAACTTGGGCAGCTGATTTAACTATTATGGAGGAAGCAACAGAGTTAAAAGAAAGATTAGAAGGTTATTTATCTGGAGATAAAACAATAAAACTTCCAATATTAACATCTTGTTGTCCTGCTTGGGTAAATTTTATAGAATATAATTTTCCTAACTTACTAGATATCCCTTCTACGAGCAAATCTCCACAACAAATGTTTTCAGCAATAGCTAAAAATGTATGGGCACCTAAAATGGGAATAGATCGAAAAAACTTAGTAGTTGTTTCTATAATGCCTTGTTTAGCTAAAAAGTATGAGGCTTCAAGAACTGAATTTATAAAAGACGGAAATAGAGACACCGATATATCTATCTCAACAAGAGAATTAGCAGATATGATAAAATATTTTAATATTGATTTTAAAGAGGTTATAGGTCAAGAATTTGATTCACCAATGGGAGAATATACGGGTGCTGGAATAATATTTGGAAGAACTGGAGGTGTGCTTGAAGCTGCTTTAAGAACTGCCTACGAGTGGGTTGTCGGTGAAGAGCTAAAAGATATTGATTTTTTAAAATTAGAAATATCGAAAGGTTTGATAGTTAAAAAAGTAAATTTTGGACCAAAAGAATTAACTATAGGGATAGCTCATGGACTTGGAAATGCTAGAAAACTTTTAGAAGAGATTGAATCAGGAAAAGAGATTTACCACGCAATAGAAATAATGGCTTGCCATTATGGATGTGTTGGTGGCGGTGGTCAACCTTTCGTCCATGAAAATATTGACATATTAAACAAAAGAGTTGAAGCTTTAAATGATATAGATAAAAATTGTAAATTGAGAAAATCTCATGAAAATCCCTATATTAACAACTTATATAATGAATATTTTGATTTTCCATGTTCAGAAAAAGCTAAAATTTTACTTCATACAAGATTTTTTAAAAAATAA
- a CDS encoding (2Fe-2S) ferredoxin domain-containing protein: MITKKDDLEQIKKYFIENQKDKIQIKIAMSVCAKSSGSEKIYNYFLEEIKKKNLDIEIIPTGCMGFCYCEPTLKVVDPKSKEVKIIGEVTIEKSKNILDKIVKNEKIEGDVTPRVNEKRVSLLNCGDINPESFEAAISRGAYFSLENILTNFSRENIVDSVEKSGLRGRGGAGYPTGKKWRALYENKDEEKYIVCNADEGDPGAFMDRSILAGDPHLVLEGIIIGGYAVGAQEGIIYIRAEYPQAIDMLLKGIEDLKKHGILGNNIFGTNFSFNIELKYGAGAFVCGEETALIQSMEGKRGEPKAKPPYPVELGFRGKPTVVNNVETLANITRIFQNGVEWYRKIGTYKSPGTKIFALVGKIEKVGLVEVPLGTKLEDIIYKIGGGIKNGKKFKAVQTGGPSGGCLSDEDLNISVEYDELVKRGAMMGSGGLIVLDEDDCMVEMAKFYIGFSVGESCGKCTPCRIGTKRLYELLDKILSRNGEMKDLNLLEELSITVRRASLCGLGKSAPNPVLSTLKKFKNEYLEKIERR, encoded by the coding sequence ATGATTACTAAAAAAGATGATTTAGAACAAATCAAAAAATATTTTATAGAAAATCAAAAAGATAAAATTCAAATAAAAATAGCCATGTCTGTTTGTGCAAAATCTTCTGGTTCAGAAAAAATTTATAACTATTTTTTAGAGGAAATTAAAAAGAAAAATTTAGATATAGAAATTATTCCTACTGGATGCATGGGATTTTGCTATTGTGAACCAACTTTAAAAGTAGTAGATCCTAAATCTAAAGAAGTAAAAATTATTGGAGAAGTTACCATTGAAAAATCAAAAAATATTTTAGATAAAATAGTAAAAAATGAAAAAATAGAGGGCGATGTAACACCTAGAGTAAACGAAAAAAGAGTTTCACTTTTAAATTGTGGTGACATAAATCCAGAAAGTTTTGAAGCTGCTATCTCTAGAGGAGCCTATTTTTCTTTAGAAAATATACTAACTAACTTTTCAAGAGAAAATATTGTTGACTCTGTAGAAAAATCTGGATTAAGAGGAAGAGGAGGAGCTGGTTATCCAACAGGTAAAAAATGGAGAGCTCTTTATGAAAATAAAGATGAGGAGAAATATATTGTTTGTAATGCAGACGAAGGTGATCCTGGAGCCTTTATGGATAGGTCAATTTTAGCTGGAGATCCACATCTTGTACTAGAAGGTATAATCATTGGAGGATATGCTGTTGGTGCGCAAGAAGGGATTATCTATATAAGAGCTGAATATCCACAAGCTATAGATATGCTTTTAAAAGGTATTGAGGATTTAAAAAAACATGGCATATTGGGAAATAATATTTTTGGAACAAATTTTAGTTTCAACATTGAATTAAAATATGGAGCAGGAGCTTTTGTTTGCGGAGAAGAAACTGCTCTTATTCAATCTATGGAGGGAAAAAGAGGAGAACCTAAAGCAAAACCACCCTATCCTGTTGAACTTGGTTTCCGAGGAAAGCCAACTGTTGTAAATAACGTTGAAACTCTTGCTAATATAACTAGAATATTTCAAAATGGCGTTGAATGGTATAGAAAAATAGGCACATATAAATCACCAGGAACTAAGATTTTCGCTCTTGTTGGTAAGATAGAAAAAGTTGGTTTAGTTGAGGTTCCTTTAGGAACAAAACTAGAGGATATTATATATAAAATTGGTGGTGGTATTAAAAATGGAAAAAAATTTAAAGCAGTTCAAACGGGAGGTCCTTCTGGCGGATGCTTAAGTGATGAAGATTTAAATATTTCAGTTGAATATGACGAACTTGTAAAAAGAGGGGCCATGATGGGATCTGGAGGATTAATTGTTTTAGATGAAGATGATTGTATGGTTGAGATGGCTAAGTTTTATATTGGGTTTTCAGTAGGTGAATCCTGTGGAAAATGTACTCCTTGTAGAATAGGAACTAAAAGATTATATGAACTTTTAGATAAAATATTAAGTAGAAATGGAGAAATGAAAGATTTAAATCTATTAGAGGAATTAAGTATAACAGTTAGAAGAGCATCTCTTTGTGGACTTGGTAAATCTGCTCCTAATCCTGTTTTATCTACGCTTAAAAAATTTAAAAATGAATACTTAGAAAAAATAGAAAGGAGATGA
- a CDS encoding complex I 24 kDa subunit family protein: protein MDEKNSIREKFLKFENILNSSNQNREQLIIILRTAQSIFGYIPKDIQNLISKKLRIPIAEIYGVITFYNYFITEPEGKYPIHLCMGTACYINKSENLLKEIKRILNIDIGQITEDGLFSLSIVRCFGACALAPVININGKIYSKLTPESLEDILKKYKEDEV from the coding sequence ATGGATGAAAAAAATTCTATAAGAGAAAAGTTTTTGAAGTTTGAAAACATTTTAAACTCTTCAAATCAAAATAGAGAACAACTGATTATTATTTTAAGAACAGCTCAAAGCATATTTGGATATATTCCAAAAGATATCCAAAATTTAATATCTAAAAAATTAAGAATACCTATTGCTGAAATTTATGGCGTAATCACATTTTATAATTATTTTATAACAGAACCTGAAGGAAAATATCCAATTCATCTTTGTATGGGGACAGCTTGTTATATAAATAAATCTGAAAATCTATTAAAAGAGATTAAAAGAATTCTAAATATAGATATAGGGCAAATAACTGAAGATGGACTTTTTTCTTTAAGCATAGTTAGATGCTTTGGTGCTTGTGCTTTAGCTCCTGTAATTAATATAAACGGAAAGATTTATAGTAAATTAACTCCAGAATCTTTAGAAGATATACTAAAAAAATATAAGGAGGATGAGGTATGA